A window of Carassius gibelio isolate Cgi1373 ecotype wild population from Czech Republic chromosome A3, carGib1.2-hapl.c, whole genome shotgun sequence genomic DNA:
attaacagcaacttttcatttttgggtgaattatccctttaaaagcaTTACTGATCAATTCTTACCAATTCTGGTAGTTGATACACTAATCTTAAAATGTTTTCGTTATCATCTTCAAAATCAGTATTTTGTTTGATGACAACTTCGTCATCAGAACAACCATTGAATGATGCAATTTGATATGAACAGTACATCAACAAGCCTTGTCAAGATTTGCTGATGATACTTcagaattattttgttttaaattgtgtgtTGATGTGACTGATTATATTCAGTCTTTGAAAGTCTTTAAACCCATACAGGACTTCAAATCCCAATGCTGAAGGTGAAGTCTGACATTGTGTTTGAGGGGGGAGACGTTATTGCCACATGCAGTGCACCAGAGGAGATGGGCAGTCTGGTGTTCTTCTTCTACGAAAACGATCGGGAGGTCAGGAAAGCCTCTAGTACCATCAACTCTGTGACAACCACTCTGACCATGCAGAAGCTCAAAGACATCTACCTGCATTGTGACTATATGGTATTGATGCAACCGACAGAAGGACACTCCAACAAAAGCAACATGGTGAATGTTACTGTACAAGGTAAAAGCATATTCAAGTTACTTTAAAgaaccccatatatatatattaactaggggtgtaacgatacgcgtattcgtattgaaccgttcggtacgacgctttcggttcggtacgcggtacgcattatgtataccgaacggttcgttggagtaattaattatatttgaaaaaaaaaaaaaaaagagagagagagaaagaaatataatgatatgtgtTTAACatggtagcccaataacccaaacaacgtaacaggaaacgcccctgacactccagaagaagaaaaaaacaccatcttatatgtttatgttaggctactcagcaggcgctcgctcactcagtacacgctgaaggctcgttgcaaaatagccaatgcgtttaacagactagaaatgagaagatcctccaataaccaacaggtctggtgtttgggtgccctttggattccctttaagctataatggtgatggcaagagagtggtggataaaaaaacaacggtatgtcgcatctgcaacatgacagggtacaccagcgggattacaaaaaaaaaaaaaaaaaaaaaaacagcgggaatatctgggatatatgcgtcagtactatctgggaaaagacgaaaaaaaggagaaacatgcacgcagcaaactatccctgcagcatttagacactatagcttacagggaatccaacccaaacaccagacctgttggttattttaggatcttatatttctggtctgttaaatgcattagacattttgcaacgagccttcagcgcgtgctgagtgagcgagcgccttaggggccgttcacatatcgtgcctaaaaacgcatggaaaacgctaagcgcgtctttctcctcctttccaaagcgctcgggcagaagcgctcatgaggcgtctgtctttgctaagcaacaatgacgtgctctctccatgagacgcggaaatttcagcgaaggataaatggatttgcagctctaaaaatcgcttgcagtagctctgctactgaatttatttcaaaattgcaatccatatacaactatgatcagctgttccttcatcttggctgagctctcaacgttgttacgggaaaggatgaagctgattggttggttcttgtcacatgacccgcggtgcgcttgcggcattctgaaaagttgagatgtttttacattttgctgtatctaaaacgtatcgaaccgaaccgaaccgtgacatcagtgtatcgtatcgaaccgaaccgtgaattttgtgaaccgttacacccctaatattaaCACATCTGATGATATTTTGCATTAACAGTGAGACGGACTTTCTTTTTTACAGATCTTGATGTGATCACCCCACAAATAAGCATCTCCCCCAATGTGAATGTTGTTGAGGGTGACAGGGTGCAGATCACATGTAACGTGCAATTATACTCAGATCTTAGATTGTACCTCACCAGAGACAAAACCATTCTTAGAGTATCTCATACAAACTTCACACACAGCCTCGTAGTAAGATCTGAGGATTCAAGGGACTATGTGTGTAAAGCAGAGAAAGGCAGCGTGCAAAAGAAGACATCATATCAGCTAAATGTTACAGGTATAATAAcaccaagtttttatttttaaaaaatgtgcatCAGATTTTCACGCAATTCAATTATTTGTTGTTCAGGTTGTGCACATCGCAAaccatttgtgtgttttttacttAACATTTTGACTAATCTTAAAATGCTTTCAGATACTGTTAGCTACAATACATAcagtttatttgatttttttatgttaagttaTGGCTtcgattttagttttagttgactaTAATAACCCAGGACTGcatgataataaaaaaacaattttgtcGCCATCTTCACTCATCAGAACTGTTCTCGAAGCCAATTATGAGAATGATCCCAGACCAGGTTTTTGAAGGCGAGCGCTTCACTCTGACCTGCAGCAGCGATGTAATCTCCCCAGCGAAGATCAGAAAAGCAGAtataaagtatgttttgctgAAAGATGGTCAAAGCATTGCAGAAATTGCCACATACGATGACACTGCAAGCCTGGCCACCAATGGGAACTACTGCTGTATGGCCATGGCTAAAGAAGTCAATAAGACCAGCTTACCGTTTATTTTAAAGGCTAAAGGTGATGATTTTCTGCTTTTGTTAAATCTTTGTACTCAGGGACATGTATATATTACCCATATTACTAACTGACTGctatataataacttttttttatatctatgttataacatgttataataaagtaataacaaaagctgtttaaaaaaaatagaaatacagtTGCTCCCAATAATGCCAAtactcttgaaaataaaggttccatAAGGGGATTTTTGTAGTGATGCATTTGAAGAAACATTTTGAGTTCCCCAAAGAAACTTTCAGGGaacatgtcttaaataaaacataaaaaaaataataataattctaagtcagaaatctaaagaaccttttgtggaatggaaagattaCATGGATGATgaaggttcttcatgaaaccatgaatgccaataaagaacctttatttttaagtgtagaATCGACCCAAATAGATTTATTCCAATTGATGTGGTGCACTGCAAGACCACGTTTTCTTTTGTGCATGCTTCTTATTTTTCCTCCTCTCTTTTCCAGTGCCTGTTTCTGTCCCAGTCCTTCGTGTTGTTGATAAGGTGATTGTTGGTAAGCCGTTCAGGGTTTCATGTGAGGCTGAAAATGGAACGTTTCCAATAACCTACACCTTACTGAAGACCAGTGTTCCAGTGGATCAGAAAGTGGTTGAGGCAGCTGACAGGGCGATCTTTAATATAACCTCCATCAGTTTTCCTAAAGATATCGACAACTTCAGATGTCAGGCTTCTAACAATGTGCGATTGCTCCGTAAGACCAGCAAACCCCTAAGAGCAACAGTCATAGGTAAGAGGAACACATCCTGACAACTTCCTACCGAAACATCTGGGTTGTTACTCTTTTTGAATTAATTTGGAAGTGCATGTTGCCATTTTTAGATGCTGATATTAGCTTTAATCACTGATGGACCATTGAGTCCCGTACCATTGTATGTCACATTCATTATATTCCTGTCCTTCAAATCAAAGCCTGCTAAAGTTTCACTTTCAGGAAAGGTATTTCAAGCCATTCAAAGTTTGTCATGACAAATCTTCGCAACATaggctcaaaaaaaacaaaacatcaaaaataaacctatattattactattatgtttgaacctcaaaacacttttaccatagtgTAAACTAACACATAACCAGATCTGTATGTATGGCTTTTCTAACATAGTCAATTGTATAAGCGTTCAGTGAAACACAAATCACGTTAAAAGAGCTGAATGATTTATAAAAGCATGTGTTACAGTGATTTGGTCACAGTTTTGCATCCTTCCTAATGTCACCATTTATTTGTGGTAAAATCACTGCAATGCACCGCCTCTAAAGCTTATTCAATACTCTTTTGTTTTTATACTAGAGGACATGATATACACCTTTTTTCCCTAGtacttgttttgtttgctttaacCAAGTTTAACATGAGTCACTTTTGAAGAACcataaaaattattaatcaacttcagtgaattctgtcattattatttattcatgttctTCCAAAAACATCATGCTGGAATttccatgaaaaaaataaatgaacacacacacacacaaaagctgaCCATAAAACAATGGCAATACTTAAAATCTCCTGTGGTCATCCAACAGCTGCATTGTTACAGAAGtggatatttttatatatgtcactCAGCCAAACCTCTAAAATCTCATTCTTGTTCACAATCAGATAAAAACAtgacaatgaccccaaacaccATTTGCTCTCACAAATTTTGAATTGGAAGTTGCAATGGAGCTGGTGATATTCAGTGAATAACAACTGAAAGATGACTTCAGTGTTattgtacttacataaaaaaaaaaaaatctgtctaccAGTACCTGTTTCCAGGCCTGAACTGAAGCCGGAGGAAGTTACGGTCACAGAGGGGACAGATCTCATCCTCATCTGCAGTGTACACCAGGGCTCTGACCCCATCACCTTCACCTGGTATTATAACACAGTTAAGCTCCCTTCCTCCACCCAAGAAGTCAGATCATTAGAAGGAAGATACGTCGTTAAAGCCATCGAGCGAGGCCAGAGAGGCGACTACTACTGTGAGGCGTCCAATAACGCCAATGAAACCAAAAAGAGTTTTCCAGCCAGAATTGGCGGTAAGTTGGTAAACACACACCGACTTACCATCTGATCACTCTGAAGTCATAGTAGAGCTTCTATGTTTAGATATagagtattttgaactgtaatgCATAGTCTATTCAAGTACACAGTCGCAGGTGATAAAGTTAGTTGACCTGAAAGAGTAACTGACAGTGGAAACTGCCTGTTTATGCTAATGCTACGCTAACAGCACCCCTTGCGGCAATGCTGAGAATGTAATGCTTGTAATTGTCTTGTGTGTCTACAGAAGATGTTCTAGttcattttctgttcatttttgtgtgttttatagtGAGTTTAGCGCTGTGGAAGAAGGTTCTTATTGGAGTGTTCTGTATCTTGCTTTTGGTGGCTAGCGTCATAGTCCTGACAGTCTTTTCAAAGAAATTGTCAAATCCACACAAAAAAGAGCAAGCGACTGAGTTATCAGTGTAAGAGGCCTCTCTTCATCTCTGTTTAACATCTACTTCTTGAATTAGCATTAGAAgcttttttccattctgtttaaACTGCTTTGTTTCTCAGAAAACCTCCACGACCCAAATCAGGTGACCCCATGAGAATAAGCCTTACTCTCGACATTGAAGATAACACTGCTCTCAATGGTAACAGATGTCCCCATCCttgttatattaacattaatacaCTGCATTTGGCTAtgatttaaggggggggggggggggtgaaatgctatttcatgcatactgagttttttacactgttaaagagttggattcccaatgctaaacatggacaaagtttcaaaaattaagttgtacgtttgaaggagtatttctgttcccaaaatacctcttccagtttgtcacaagttttggaaagtttttttcgagtatggctctgtgtgacgttagatggagcagaatttccttatatgggtcctgaggcacttctgccggaagagcgcgcgctcccgtatagcacagcaatGAGAgtacaacagacttcactgatcagagcgagagcgtcgcgaaaagtcacaaaagaagtgtgtttttggttgccagggcaagacaaccctgtacagattaccaaaagagaaacagcattaagggaccagtggatggagtttatttttacagagcatcaacggagttgtgcaagtgtttgtgtttgttccctgcatttcgaagatgcttgttttacaaacaaggcccagtttgacgacggatttgcgtatcgtttatttcttaaggatgatgcagtcccaacgaaaaagggtaaTGATCGTGTGTtgaaaccgcaggcggtgagtaaaactgcttcaaatatctctgcctccttgttagtgcatccgcctcccatgccggagacccgggttcgagccccgctcggagcgagtccttgctgctgctgctctcattcagtttcagccttgggatctgattctggatcataaataaacgactgaatctgactgtaagccatgatttgttttggatgatggtttttccctcacgttaatgtcacagcttccaaacgctctcaacgcaaaagcctattcacgctcgtgattctttagctccgcccacacgtcacgcctccagccggtcgtgtttttccgggaaaaatcggtacagactatctttctcttatgaatataataaaactaaagactttttggagttatgaaggatgcagtactactctataggtactcaagattaacaggatattgagtgaaaacgagcatttcacccccccccccctttaaggtgttGTGTGTTCCTAAAATTAAGTGACGTTGATCTTTATTTAGATTTATGTCAAAGTAGGTccatttaagttaaattaaagtGAATGAACTTCCAGTTTTGCATTACCAATGCAATTGCAATTCAGGTGGAGTTTGTTACATGCAAAAAGTGCTATGCAGATTGTTACATAATATCCCTTTTCTGGTATCATTGTGCATTGGGCTGAGAAAGGGAGGGGTGTGACTTTAGCTCCAACCGGCTCTATAGGACATTAAATTGGATATGTCTGGCTTATTGGAATGGCTGAATATTGAATCATactgaaaattgtattttattgatttttctctGACATTAGAAGTTGAACCCATATCCTGATTTCTGCCTTACAGGAACTCCCTGTGTGATGGGCAGGAATGTCTGGAGTGAAAATGTATCTGCCTCAGGTAGTACAGATCTTACACCAGATTATGCCAATGTGATGTGAGTTACTCAGATGACACCCTCTGCTTGCTGTTCTACTAGATTCTGACGATCATACTGATGAAAACTCTGAGCTGCTTCATCCACAGGAAGTCGATCCCAGCGGAGGTGAGTTGCTAAAATTTCAATGTTCTTCGACAGTCAATGAATTCCTCGGATGGAATCATTGTGAAAAATCTGTCAATTGAATATATTGGATGATTGGATTTGGTTctgttttgtgaaaataaaatctcTTTGGAGCTTGGGCAGTTCTGCTTTGTTGTTCTGAGCCTTCCTAGCTCCTCCCAGGCCTCTCATCAGCACACTTCCTGACAGTTCTTCTTCAGGAACCAGATTTTAAACTCAATATCGATGGCGATCCAACACAGTGCATTTGTGCTGCAAACATTGACATTTCTTTCTTATTTCAATTCCATATAGCCGTAATTTCCATCCATTTAGATTACACATGAGTGGATTAAACATAATCTTGATggcaaagtttatttaaatgtagtctatttaaataattatattttcagaatGCATTTATTGTTTAGCATCAGGATAAATCTGTTGATTGTTAAAACAACTAAATGTATTCAGTCAAAAAGTATGGACACGGTTAAAATATGGTTAACCAGGGcacaattaatatttaaataaaatgtataaaattgatgataaatatataaacttggttgttgtgtatttattatttgttttatctgaAGTGTGACTGCCAGATATtcatcacattaagtttattagtttaaaattaaaatagtgtACATTTTATATGGAAATtctaattcatatttttaaatgttgttttgttttgtttttaatgtagtatttttatttccttactgattaaaaaaaaggaaaaaaccaTTGGatcttttttcatttcaaatcagttttatttgtatagcactttataTGATACAAAATGatagcaaagcaactttacagaaaattaatgatGATTAATCATGACTACTTTGAGAATTTCCTATCAACTCAACTTTCTTGACTACATAAATTCCATTTGAATgctaaaaaaatgtgtgaaaatgtgtCCGTATTTTTAATAGATGTTCCCGTGAAGATAACCACAGAGCCAGAATACAGTGTCCAGGACACAGATGTCCAGGTGTCCACACCAGGTGAGCTTAGATGTTTGAATCACGTACATTACAGCTTGACCTTTACAGGAAGTAAAAGAGGTACGCTGTTAAACTGTATCCAAACTGACATTGTTAATGAATGTGTGGTGTTTTCATCATGCATGAGATGCCAGGTGGCTACTTCCTGCACTGGTGGGAAGGAGCTTCCTGTTTTCACAATGGGCCCTGGAGCCTCATGTTCCTCTGCCTAAACGACACAGAAACTTGTCTATTGTTTTCTTCAGTGCAAAGAAACACTCCACAGTCCCTTTTCCCTGGTTGATTAATAGCAAGTCCTCTTACTAATCATTGTGGTATGTGTCTGAAACAATGCTGAAACATAGCAGAGGTCACGCTGAAATGGGTTTTGGCATGCCCACATATTGCCAAACAATAGCTGCATCTGGAGGGAAACAGATTACTTACACAGGCACATTAGCATGGCACTAACGCGATAAGCCTAAGGCGGGCACCGCACTCCTCTTCCTTGGGAGTTGATTATAGTTGGTTCAGGAAGCTGGGCTGAAGTTATTAAATATTCATCCATATTCCACTGCGCCTCTTTTGTGACGGtggttcatttgtttttgttttttgcaggaGTTTCGGAACAGGCTGAGGGCGTAAGTGACGCACATTGttgacacacagacacaaaagtcCACATGTAGGTATGTACAAATAGTTTTGCAACCGGGAGGCCCTCTTGTGGAAGAAATAGGTGCCACAGAAGAAATCTCAATACGTTGTATCTGATTTGGTCAGTCTTATGAAGCCTGTCAGGAAAACTTCCAATCACACTAAATCCAAAGAGGAAAATGAAGTAACTTAAGCATTTTACATGTAGTTAGCCATCCAAATATTTTCAGTTCTCATTGCCATCATTGTATCCTATTTTAGGTTTGTTTCATATAGTAGTAATGAATATGAGAATCAGACTTTATAattataaggtagttgtttatTTCTCATTATATGGTATATAATTTGGGGGGAAATGAAatataagtacaaaaaaaaaaataaagctgcaTGTATTGTCCACAGTTATATTTCTGTATTAGTTTGGACAGCCaggtaattaaaatgtaaaatattgcttAAAACATGATTCTGCAAGCTAGTTTGTGAAGTGTGTGTCTTTCCCAGCAGGTGACTCTGGAATATGCACAACTCAACAACAGTGAACAAGAACCAAGAAAGAGTTTCGACACTTCACACATAACTTATTCAGCTTCTCCGCCACCAGAAGCTGATTTTCAatcatgaatatgaatatttgttGGTATAATTAACATTACTTTGGGCTTGGATTTGTTACATGAGTAAGATTTGTTGTGATCTTTGTATATGAAAGATTAAAATCTGAGCAGTCAAATGAAGTCTTTTGCTGGATTTCTTTGTTTTTCCTCTTTGGTGTGTTTTTTCAAGAACTATGACAAACAGGAAAGGCATTTTGCTTCCAGAACACGAGGGAGCCACTGAACCACTTGAAAGATGAAGACTTTTAAAGTGGAGCCAGCCCAAAGTGTCCTTTAAACATTTAGGATCAAAAGCACTGCTTACTTTTTACATAGGAGTTGGTTCCTAGGAAAAGCTGTTTTAACTAAATTCGAagaatatatagttatattaatCAAGGAATTTCACCCAGATTTTCATTCTCATCATTAATTTCTGTTGTAAACAAACTGAGAGAAGTGAACGCTGTCTTTGAAAATACGTGCCATTTTTCTGGTGTACCACAGGGTTTTATTTTAGGACCTCTGTTATTTTTGTTTCTCTATAAGGTTTCCTTTAGGAAGTGTAAGTAGGTAAAATATGTCAACCCTgtcttaaaatattatatttaatatatataagacTTGCTAGATCTGTGTTAGTTCCATCATGCAAACTAGGATCTGCACATTCTACAAGCAGTACACGCAAACAAAAGATGTGTTGAGAAAATTCAATGGCTAC
This region includes:
- the LOC127944833 gene encoding platelet endothelial cell adhesion molecule isoform X2: MCHHSALLFILHPSPSCVLHIHEHSPGKMSVCLLWIGLLHISLSTLWQAANIQAAVTIDEVKLTVLPAVNVKSGTKVTLRCEASVSQSHRQPLTHSFSLTQDDQVIYSKNTSDSWMERSFSNARVSNSGGYQCSVHINDKHKKSNTLPLNVTGLQIPMLKVKSDIVFEGGDVIATCSAPEEMGSLVFFFYENDREVRKASSTINSVTTTLTMQKLKDIYLHCDYMVLMQPTEGHSNKSNMVNVTVQDLDVITPQISISPNVNVVEGDRVQITCNVQLYSDLRLYLTRDKTILRVSHTNFTHSLVVRSEDSRDYVCKAEKGSVQKKTSYQLNVTELFSKPIMRMIPDQVFEGERFTLTCSSDVISPAKIRKADIKYVLLKDGQSIAEIATYDDTASLATNGNYCCMAMAKEVNKTSLPFILKAKVPVSVPVLRVVDKVIVGKPFRVSCEAENGTFPITYTLLKTSVPVDQKVVEAADRAIFNITSISFPKDIDNFRCQASNNVRLLRKTSKPLRATVIVPVSRPELKPEEVTVTEGTDLILICSVHQGSDPITFTWYYNTVKLPSSTQEVRSLEGRYVVKAIERGQRGDYYCEASNNANETKKSFPARIGVSLALWKKVLIGVFCILLLVASVIVLTVFSKKLSNPHKKEQATELSVKPPRPKSGDPMRISLTLDIEDNTALNGTPCVMGRNVWSENVSASDSDDHTDENSELLHPQEVDPSGDVPVKITTEPEYSVQDTDVQVSTPGVSEQAEGVTLEYAQLNNSEQEPRKSFDTSHITYSASPPPEADFQS
- the LOC127944833 gene encoding platelet endothelial cell adhesion molecule isoform X3, with translation MCHHSALLFILHPSPSCVLHIHEHSPGKMSVCLLWIGLLHISLSTLWQAANIQAAVTIDEVKLTVLPAVNVKSGTKVTLRCEASVSQSHRQPLTHSFSLTQDDQVIYSKNTSDSWMERSFSNARVSNSGGYQCSVHINDKHKKSNTLPLNVTGLQIPMLKVKSDIVFEGGDVIATCSAPEEMGSLVFFFYENDREVRKASSTINSVTTTLTMQKLKDIYLHCDYMVLMQPTEGHSNKSNMVNVTVQDLDVITPQISISPNVNVVEGDRVQITCNVQLYSDLRLYLTRDKTILRVSHTNFTHSLVVRSEDSRDYVCKAEKGSVQKKTSYQLNVTELFSKPIMRMIPDQVFEGERFTLTCSSDVISPAKIRKADIKYVLLKDGQSIAEIATYDDTASLATNGNYCCMAMAKEVNKTSLPFILKAKVPVSVPVLRVVDKVIVGKPFRVSCEAENGTFPITYTLLKTSVPVDQKVVEAADRAIFNITSISFPKDIDNFRCQASNNVRLLRKTSKPLRATVIVPVSRPELKPEEVTVTEGTDLILICSVHQGSDPITFTWYYNTVKLPSSTQEVRSLEGRYVVKAIERGQRGDYYCEASNNANETKKSFPARIGVSLALWKKVLIGVFCILLLVASVIVLTVFSKKLSNPHKKEQATELSVKPPRPKSGDPMRISLTLDIEDNTALNGTPCVMGRNVWSENVSASDSDDHTDENSELLHPQEVDPSGDVPVKITTEPEYSVQDTDVQVSTPGVSEQAEGVSDAHC
- the LOC127944833 gene encoding platelet endothelial cell adhesion molecule isoform X1 — translated: MCHHSALLFILHPSPSCVLHIHEHSPGKMSVCLLWIGLLHISLSTLWQAANIQAAVTIDEVKLTVLPAVNVKSGTKVTLRCEASVSQSHRQPLTHSFSLTQDDQVIYSKNTSDSWMERSFSNARVSNSGGYQCSVHINDKHKKSNTLPLNVTGLQIPMLKVKSDIVFEGGDVIATCSAPEEMGSLVFFFYENDREVRKASSTINSVTTTLTMQKLKDIYLHCDYMVLMQPTEGHSNKSNMVNVTVQDLDVITPQISISPNVNVVEGDRVQITCNVQLYSDLRLYLTRDKTILRVSHTNFTHSLVVRSEDSRDYVCKAEKGSVQKKTSYQLNVTELFSKPIMRMIPDQVFEGERFTLTCSSDVISPAKIRKADIKYVLLKDGQSIAEIATYDDTASLATNGNYCCMAMAKEVNKTSLPFILKAKVPVSVPVLRVVDKVIVGKPFRVSCEAENGTFPITYTLLKTSVPVDQKVVEAADRAIFNITSISFPKDIDNFRCQASNNVRLLRKTSKPLRATVIVPVSRPELKPEEVTVTEGTDLILICSVHQGSDPITFTWYYNTVKLPSSTQEVRSLEGRYVVKAIERGQRGDYYCEASNNANETKKSFPARIGVSLALWKKVLIGVFCILLLVASVIVLTVFSKKLSNPHKKEQATELSVKPPRPKSGDPMRISLTLDIEDNTALNGTPCVMGRNVWSENVSASDSDDHTDENSELLHPQEVDPSGDVPVKITTEPEYSVQDTDVQVSTPGVSEQAEGQVTLEYAQLNNSEQEPRKSFDTSHITYSASPPPEADFQS